The following nucleotide sequence is from Actinomycetota bacterium.
CTTGAACTTGCGCGAGGTCACCGACAGGTCCACCAGCGTCTCGGCCGCGAGGCGCCGGGCGTCGGGGTTCTTCTGCCGCAGCCGCGGCGCCACGAGGTCCTCGAAGAACTTCGCCTCGCGGTCGGCGAAGTGCTTGTACATCGTCAGGTGGCGCGGCTCGATGCCGAACCGGAAGAAATCCTTCACGATCGACAGCACGATGTAGTCGTCTCCGTCGTAGTACCGGGCGCCGTCGGGGCCGTGGGAACACACGATGCCGAACGACTCGAGCTCCTTGATGCGCTCGCGTTCCACGCCGGTCGCCGCCGACATCTCCTCGATCGACATCTGCAGGCCCGTCGGCGCCTCGGCCAGGCCCTCGTCGGCCGCCTCGGCCTCGGCCTCGCCCTCCGCCCCGCCTTCCGTGCCGCCCTCGCCTTCCTCGGCCTCGCCCTCGACGTCCTGCTTCAGCAGCCGTTCCTTGATCACCTTCAACGGCAGGTACTCGTCGCGCTGCATGCGCAGGATCGACTTCAGCCGCTCGACGTCGTCGACGTAGAACTTGCGGTAGCCACTCGGAGTGCGCTCGGGCTCGATCAGGCCCTCGGCCTCGAGGAAGCGGATCTTCGAGATCGTGATGTCGGGGAACTCGGTCTTCACGGCCACGAGGACCTCACCGATCGACTGGTAGTTGCGGGTTCCCGCCATCTGCGTCATCACTCCCCTGCCGAGAAGAACACGAGCTTGAACCGACCGACCTGCACCTCGTCGCCCGAGGCGAGCTTCGTCTCGTCGACCTGCTCCCCGTTCACGTACGTGCCGTTCAGGCTGCCCACGTCGCGCACGAACCACTCCGGCCCCGGCCGCCGTTCGAACACCGCATGAGTGCGCGAGACGGTGACGTCATCGAGGAACACCGACGCGTCGGTCGCGCGCCCGACGGTGGTGAGGTCGGCTTCCATCAGGAACGTCGACCCGGCGTTCGGACCACGCTTCACGAGAACGAGAGCCTGCCCGGGATGCAGTTCATCGTGAGGGAAGGGAAAGTCATCGTGCGCCTCATCGTCTGGCTCGACCGGCGTCAGCGAGACGGTGGGGTCCTCGTGCAGTGGAGCGCCACACTCCGCGCAGAAGCGCGCGTCGTCACGGTTGGGATGTCCACATCGGGTGCAGTACAAGGTCAGGTCCCCGTGAGGTTCGGTCTCCCGCCGAGGATGGGGTCGAACGTTCGACCCTCTCGGCGCACTGGAGACCGACGTTACCGCAGGGTGAGGGCACCTTCAACCGGAGTGATCATCAACCCTCGACCCGCGAGCGGCGTCAGGCTCGACCACGGGTCGACCGGGTCAAGTCTCGATGGAAGGGCGCACCGAGGAGCGAACGGGCGTCAGGACCCATCGCCCTCGGCGAGGGCACGGTAGGCATCCGCGTCCAGCAGCCGATCGAGCATTGCGGGGTCGTCGGGCGCAACCATCACGAGCCAGCCGTCTCCGTACGGCTGCTCGTTCACGAGCTCCGGTCGGTCGTCGATCAGCGGGTTGCGTTCCACGATCGTGCCGGCCAGCGGCGCGAACACGTCGGAAACGGACTTCGTGGATTCGACCTCCCCGAATGGCTGGTCGGCCTCGATCCGGGCCCCGACCTCGGGCAGGTCGACGTAGACGACGTCGCCCAGCGCGTCCTGGGCGAAGTCGGTGATGCCAACCCGCACACGCTCGCCTTCGATCCGAGCCCACTCGTGTTCCTTCGTGTAGCGAAGCTCTCCCGGGAACTCCACGGCCACCCTCCTCGTCGTCGACGGATCGCCGGCCTCCATCGCCGGCGACCGGAACGATAGTGCCCCCGGACGAGAGCCGCGCGAGGTCGCGTCACGCCGTCTGCAGCGCTCGTCGCAGATCGACCGCGTACACGCCCGCGGCGATGTAGTACTCGACGATGCCCAATACGTAGACAGGCCACCCGACGGCCAGGGCGGCGGCGGCCGGCCACAGATCGAGCGATCCCCACGACACGGCGGGGATCGCGATCATCAGCGCGAACGTGGCCACCTTGCCGATCCATCGCACGTCGATGCGTCGTCCCTTGGCGGCGAGCACCGCCCCCGCGATCAGGACCGCCACGTCGCGGGCGAGGATCAGGACGGCCGCCCAGAGGGGGAACGCCCCGCGCACGACGAGAGCGATCAGCCCGGCCGCGATCGCCGCGCGATCGGCCACCGGGTCGAGCACCTTGCCGAGCTCCGACACCTGGCCTGTGCGCCGGGCGATCGTGCCGTCGACCCAGTCGGTCGCCACCACGACGCCGAACAACACGATCCCCGATGCCGTCGTGTCCGGGTCCACGATCAGCGCCCAGAACACGGGGATCATCGCGATGCGGACGACCGAGATCAGGTTCGGGACCGTGAGCACCCGCGACGAGGCGGGCGGGCGATCACCGGGTGCGTCCATCGGTCGGGACGGCGGGACTTGAACCCGCGACCCCCGGTCCCCCAGACCGGTGCGCTACCAGACTGCGCCACGTCCCGTGCGTAGCGATTGTATCGGCTCGCCGCTCCGCGGCTACTAGTCCGTTTCAGACTAGTAACCAAGGCAGGTCCCGTCGCGGCTCAGCGTGACCCGCGGCGGCCGCCCTGCTTCCGCGGGCGGTACTTGACCCGCACGGGCACCCCTTCGAGACGGAACTCGCGCCGTAAGCGGTTCTCGATGTACCGGCGGTACCCGGGATCGGGCTCGTTGGCGCCCCCGAAGACGACGAACGAAGGGGGGCCGGTGCTCACCTGGGTCGCGTAGTGCAGCGTTCCCGTGACCCGTGGGGTCGGCCGCTCCCGCTGGGCTTGCTGGATCACCTCGTTGACCTTGGACGTCGCGACCCTCGACGTCCATCTGGCGTGCAGGTCGAGCAGCACCGAGGGAAGACGGTGCACTCCACGTCCCGTCCTCGCCGAGGTCCGCATCACGGGCGAGGACGCGAACTGCCTGGCCGTGTGGGTGAGGTCGGCGTAAGTATCGTCCTTGTCATCGACCAGATCCCACTTGTTCGCCACGAGCACCAGCGCGCGCCCCGTATCGAGCACGACGTTCGCGATCTTCTTGTCCTCGACCGTGTAGCCCTGCTCCGCGTCGATCACCAGCATCGCGCCGTGGGCTCGCTCGATCGCCTGGGTCGCGCGCACGACGCTGAAGTACTCGACCCCACGAACCCTCGTCGCCCGGCGCATGCCCGCGGTGTCGACGAACCGAACCGGCCCGTCGGGCCACTCGACGAGCGCGTCGACGGCGTCGCGGGTTGTGCCGGCTTCCTCGAAGACCAACGAACGCTCCTCCCCCACCAGTCGATTGAACAGGCTGGACTTGCCCACGTTCGGCCGCCCGACGAGGGCGAACCGCGGCTCCTCGGCTCGTGCCTCCATCTCGCGGGGCGCATCCGGCAGCAGCTGCACGATGCGGTCGAGCAGATCGCCCGCCCCGCGCCCGTGCATGCCCGAGACCGGGAAGGGGTCGCCCAGACCGAGCGCGTGGAAGGCCGTCGCGTCTGGCTCCTCGCGATCGGTGTCGACCTTGTTCGCCACGACGAGCACGGGCACGGTGGCGCGCCGCAACCGCCTGGCGAGCATGGCGTCCTCCTCGGTGATGCCCGCATGGACGTCGACGATGAGCAGGATCAGGTCGGCGGCCGCGATCGCGCGGTCGGCCTGCTCACGCGCGAGCGCCTCGATGCCACCGGCGTCGTGCAGGAAGCCCGCCGTGTCGACGAGCGAGAACCGCCGGCCGCGCCAGGCCGTCTCCAGCGTCACCCGGTCGCGGGTCACCCCAGGGAGGTCGTGCGCGATCGCTTCCCGGTGCCCGAACAGCCGATTGACGAGGGTGGACTTCCCGACGTTCTGTCGGCCGATCACGGCGATGCTGGGCACGGGGCCCGCTGAGGGTCCGGGCTCGCGATCGCTCACGGCACGAGCTCCGGCGCCCGCTGCCGCACCGCGGCGACGGCGGCTGCGAGCGTCGCCTCCGGGTCGAGTTCGCTCGTGTCGATCACCGTCGCGCCCGGTGCCGGCTCGTGGGGCGTCGTGGCGGCGTCGCGGCGATCCCGCTCGCCGAGCGCCGTCGCCACACGCTCGACGTCGCCGATCCGTTCAGCCGCCCGTCGTTCGGCACGCAGGTCGGGCCGCGCCCGCAGGTAGAGCTTCACCGGAGCGTCGGCGAAGACCACCGAGGCGATGTCTCGACCCTCCATCACGGCCCCGTGCTGCTCGCCCAGTTCGCGTTGCTCGCGCCGCATGTGGGCGCGGACCATCGCGTGACTCGCCACCTTCGACACGGTGGACTCGACCTCGATGCTCGTCAGGTCGTCCGCATCGTAACCCTCGACCTCGAGTTCCCCAGGGGGATCGACGCGCACGATGAACCTCAAGCCCCGCGCGAGCTCGAGCAAGGCTCGATCGTCGGTGTCCGCGACGCCCGCCCGGAGCGCGGCCGCGGCGAGCGCTCGATACATCAGGCCCGTGTTCACGTACGGAAGCCCGAGCGACCTCGCGAGGCTCCGCGCGAGCGTGCTCTTGCCGCTTCCGGCGGCCCCGTCGATCGCGACGACCCGGGGCGTCGTCATCGGCCACCCGCCGGCTCGATCGCCGCGCCGAGCGTGGCGAGCGTCCGCGTGAAGCCCGGGAACGACACCTCCGCGCTCTCCATGCCGTCGACCTCGACGGATCCGCGAGCTCCGAGCGCGGACACCGCGAACGCCATCGCCATACGATGGTCTCCGCGAGCGTCGGCTCGGCCGCCCTCGAGCCCTCCTCCGGCGACCACGAGGTCGTTCCCTTCGGTGGCCGCGTCACCGCCGAGGTCGCGGATCCCGCGGGCGATGCCCTCCAGACGATCGGACTCCTTCACCCTGAGCTCCCCGGCCGCGAGGAACCACGAGTCCGACCCGGCGTGCGCGGCGAGCAGGGCCAGCACCGGCACCTCGTCGATCACGAGTGGGAGCTCGTCGGCCTCGACCCTCACCGATCGGGTGCCCTCCCCGGGCAACACCTCGATGTCGCCGACGGGCTCCCCGAGTTCCTCGCGCCTGACGATCACCTCGGTTCGCACCCCCATGCGAGCCATCACGTCGAGGAACCTGGTGCGCGAGGGGTTCAGACCGACGTCGACGATCGTGATCGCCGACCCGGTGAGGGCCGCGGCGGCGACGAGGAACGCGGCCGACGAAGGATCCCCGGGCACCCTCGCCGAGAACCCTGCATGCTGGAACCGGCGGACGGCGACGCCGTCACCGGTCTCGATCGGGGCGCCGAGCGCGAGCAGCGCCCGCTCCGTGTGATCCCGGGTCGGCGCCGCCTCGCGCACGATGGTCCGTCCTTCCGCGTCGAGGCCGGCCAGCAACACCGCGCTCTTCACCTGAGCGCTCGGCGCGGGCGATGCGAACTCGACGCCGCGCAGCGGCCCCCCGACGACCGAGACCGGCGCGTGCCCCTCGTTGGTCTCGATCACGGCACCCATGGCCCGCAGTGGGCCGGCCACACGCTCCATCGGACGGCCGCTGAGGCTCGCATCGCCGGTGAGCACCGTGCGGAACGGCGCGGAGGACACCACGCCCATCAGCAGCCGCATCGTGGTGCCGGAGTTGCCGCAGTCGAGCACGTCGGTCGGCTCGACCAACCCAGCCCGCCCCTCACCCTCGACCTCAAGTGCCGTGGTGAGAGCCCCAGAGCGGCTACCCTCGACCCTCACGTTCCACGTGGAACGATGACCCTCCGCGGGGCCCGCATCGTTGGAAGCCCACCCATAGAGTGAAGGTCGAGCCTTGCTAGTGAGCCCTGCGAGGCAGGCGGCGGTCGAGCGCACGTCGAGTGAGGTGGGAACCTCAAGCAGACTGCTAGACCCGGTCGCCGTCGCGGCCAGGATCAGCCATCGGTGCGCGATCGACTTGTCGCCCGGAACCCGCGTGATCCCCCGAAGGGATGTTCCCGGCTCGATCCGGATCCGCATCGTTTCCCGCCTCACGCGAGCCTGATCGGGTCGAGGCCGCCATCCGCGAGCACCGCGCTCGCGCGGTCGGCCGCGTCGGCGGCCACCGTGAGGTGCACGGTGCCCCGGCCTCCCTCCGGCGAGTGCACGATCTGGAGATCCTCGATGTTCACCTCGCCACGGCCCAGCGCAGCGGTGAGATCGGCGAGTGCGCCCGGCCGGTCCGGCACCTCGATCTGCAGCACGGCGACCCCCGCCCGCACCGTGGGCTTGGCGGCGAGCCGCAGCCGAGCCCGCTTGGCCTCGTCGAACGTCGCCTCGACCTCGGCCCCGCTCCCTCCCACGATCTCGTCGCGAAGCCGCGTGAGCCGCTCGGTGTACAGGTCGATCGCCTCGCCGATCGCGAGTCGGTTGGCGAGCAGGATGTCGCTCCACAGCGCCGGGTTGGACGCGGCGAGCCGGGTCAGGTCGCGGAACCCTCCCGCCGCCAGCAGCAGGATCTCCGGCTCGCCTGCTTCCTCGGTCGCGGCCAGGCTCATCAGGGCCGTCGACGCGACCTGCGGCAGGTGACTCACGAACGCCACCAATCGATCGTGGCGCTCTGGATCGAGCCGCACCGGCCGCGCCCCCAACGAGGCGGTCCACGCCTCCAGCGTGTCGACCGCCACGGGATCGCTCGAGCGGTGAGGGGTGATCGCCCAGACGATGCCGTCGACGACCGATGCGGACGCGTGGTCGGGCCCCGACCGCTCGCTCCCTCCCATCGGATGACCAGGCACGAACCGGGCGAGGGCGTCCGCGGGCACTCGAGCGACCGCCTCGCGCACGAGCGCGGTCTTCACGCTGCCCACGTCGGTCACGATCGCGTCGGGCGCGGCCTCGAGGCAGGTCGCGACGAGCGAGGCGATCGTCGGGATCGGGGTGGCGACGACGACGATCCCAGCGCCGACGACGGCGTCCTCGGCGCACGTCGCCGGCCGGAAGCCGGCGAGGGCCGCGGCCCGGGCGGACACGGCAGCGTCGGCGTCCCATCCGGTGACGACGGCCCCGGCACGGGCCGCGGCGAGGGCGACCGACGTGCCGATCAGCCCCGTGCCGACGACGGCGACACGCTCAACCGAGGTCATCACGCAACGACTCGGCCCCGTCGAGGTAGACCGGCCGCACCTCGTCGAGGGTCCGCTCGGTGTGCAGGTGCATCAGCACGCGCACCACGAGAGGCATCGACCCGAGGACGGGGATCTCACGTGCGCACATCAACGGCACCGCACCCAGCCCCATGCGACGCACGGCCTCGGCCGGGAACGTCGACCTGATGTCGTCGGTGACCGTGAACAGCATGCTGATCAGATCGCCGCCGGAAGCCGAGTTCGCCTCGAGGAGCGCCCAGACGAGGCGCTCGGTCGCATCCAGCACGCACGACGGGGAGTCCTCCGTCACCTTGATGGCCCCGCGGACCGCGCGCACCGTCATCGTGTGTCGCCCCTTCGCTTTCCGCCCGCGCCCGCCGGACGGCGGACCGGGTTCACAGGCTACCGCCCGGCGAGGGCGGCGAGTGCCTGGATCTCTTCGCGGGCGAGGGGCCGCACGGCCCCCGGTTCGAGGTCGCCGAGCCGGATGGGGCCGACGCGTAGACGAACGAGCCGCGTGACCGGGAGTCCGACGGCCGCGAGCAGGCGCCGCACCTCGCGCTTGCGGCCTTCGGTCATCACCACGCGCACGGCGCCCCGGCCCTTCGAGGTCCCGACGACGCGGGCGCGCACGACGCGGGCGGGGCCGTCGTCGAGCTCGACGCCCGATCGCACGCGCGCCATCTGCTTCGCGGTGGGTGCGCCCTCGACCTCGGCCAAGTACTCCTTCTCCACCCGATGACTCGGGTGCATCAGCCGATTCGCCAGTTCTCCGTCGTTCGTGAGCAGCAACAGTCCCTCGGACTCGCGGTCGAGGCGTCCCACGGGGAACACACGCGGACCCTCGGCGGGCAGGTACCGCCGGATGTCGGGTCGCCCCTGCGGATCGCGCAGCGTCGTCACGACGCCCGACGGTTTGTGCAGGGCGTAGTAGCGAACGCTGGGGTCGAGGTTGACGTCGACGTCGTCCACCCGCACGTGCGCGGCTGCGGGCTCGACCTTGTCGCCCAAGGTCGCGATCACGCCGTCGACCGTCACCCTTCCCTCGACGATCAACTGCTCGCATGCTCGACGCGAGCCGAACCCGGCACGCGCGAGCGCCCTCTGCAGCCGCTCCTCTGCCACACGCTCACCCCTCGGGCGGCGGTTCCGCGACCTGACCGGCCGCGTGGCCGCCCACGGTGCCCTGTTCGCCGCTGGGCTCGGATCCCTCCTCGCTCGCGGGCACTTGCGTGGCTGCGTCGTCGAGCTCCGCCTGATCGGTCACGGCCTTCGCGAGCGTGTCCTCGTCCTCGGTCGACGGATCGAGCAACGGCGCCAGCGACGGCAGCGACGCGAGCGATGGGAGGCCGAGCCGCTCCAGGAACCCGGGCGTCGTCGCATAGAGCACCGGCCGTCCGGGTGCCTCTTCGCGCCCGGCCTCCTCGATCAGACCCCGGTCGGTGAGCGCTCGCAACACGCCGTCGGAGTTCACGCCACGGACCGCGCTCACCTGGTGGCGGGTGACGGGCTGCTTGTACGCGACAATCGCGAGGGTCTCGAGCGCGGCCTTCGTGAGCCTGGCCTGGCGGGACGACAGCACGAACTGTTCGACGACCGGGGCCGTGTCCGGGTGCGTGTACAGACGCCAACCACCGGCCACGTTGCGCAGCTCGAGACCCGATCCTCGATCCTCGAGGTCACGCTGGAGTTGATCGCACAGCGCCTCGGCATCGCGGCGACCGACGCCGAGGGCCTGGGCGAGCACCGAGGCCGTGAGTGGCTCGTCGGAGACGTAGAACAGCGCTTCGAGAGCGCGGGTGTCTCGCGTCGGTGCGGACCGGTCGTCGCGATCGCTCATCGAACCAACGACCTCACGCCGTCCACGCGACGTCGATGTCGCCGAAGGTCTCCGCTTGCGCGAGCTCGACCTTCCCTTCACGGTACAGCTCCAGGATCGCCAGGAACCGCACGACCACATGGATCCGCTCGTCGCAGTCGGCGACCAGGTCGCGGAACGTCGCTCCACGGCCGATGCCCGTGATCCGCTCCTCCAACGTGGTCATCGCCTCCGCCACCGTGTAGCGCACCGGCGTCACGTGGGACAGATCGAGGGTCGGTGGGGGCCGGAGCAGCGCCGCAGCCATCGTCGCCAGCTGCTCGGGTCGCAGGTGCGTCATCGGGTCGGGGTACAGGTGCGAGAACTCGGGTCCGGGACCGACGTCGCGGGCGAAGTATCCCGCCTCGTCCTCGAGCCGGCGCGCGATCTCCAGCGCGACCTTGCGGAACGCGGCGAGCTCGAGCGACCGCGCGTACGCGAGGTCGGGCGACCCGCCCAGCAGATCGTCCTCGTCGAGCTCCGCGTGCTTGGGGGTCAGTCGCGACACCTTCAGCTCCAACAGCACCGCGCAGACGGCGAGGAACCACGTGGCTTCCTCGAGGTTCCAGCCCTCGGCGTCCTTCGCGTGTGCGAGGTAGCGATCGGTCACCGTGGCGACGGCGATGTCGCACACGTCGACCTTCTGCTCCAGGATCAGCTCGGCGAGCAGCCGGAACGGACCCGTGAAGACAGGCAGCTCAACCGCGAACTCCCCCGTCGTCGCGGGCGCCGAGGCGGCGGTCTCGCTCATCGCGTCACTCCGGGCCGCCGTTCACGACAGATGCATCGCCTCTCGCACCGCCGCGAGCGTCGCGCGCGCCACCGGTCGCACCTGCTCGGCGCCCTCGGCGAGCACGCGCTCCACGAGCTCTGGCTCGGCGGCCAGCTCGGTGCGGCGCTCCCGATAGGGCCGGAAGTGCTCGATCAAGTGGTCGGCGAGGATCGTCTTGCAGTCGACGCACCCCAGCTCGCCCGAACGACACCCCGCCTCGATCTCGCCGATGCGCTCGGGCGAGAACTTCCGCTGCAGCGCGAAGATCGGGCAGATCTCGGGCCGGCCCGGGTCGCCGCGCCGCACCTTCAGGGGATCGGTGATGAACGAGCGCACGCTCGCCCGGATCTCGTCCTCCTCGTCGCGCACCCAGATCGCGTTGTCGAGCGACTTCGACATCTTCCGGCCGTCGGATCCCGGGATCAGCGGCGTCTCCGAGAGCAGCGGCTGCGGTTCGACGAGCACGTCGCCGTAGAGGCGGTTGAACCGTCGCACGATCTCCCGGCTGACCTCGAGGTGGGCGACCTGGTCCTCCCCGACCGGCACCAGCGCTCCCCGCACGATCGCGATGTCGGCGGTCTGCAGCACCGGATAGCCGAGCAGCCCGTAGTTCGCGACGTCGCGCTCGGCCATGTCGCGCAGGCGTTCCTTGAACGACGGCACACGCTCGAGCCAGCCGAGCGGCGTGATGGTGCCGAGCAGGAGCGCGAGCTCGGCGACCTCGGGCAGGTCGGACTGGCGGTAGACCGTGGCGCGTTCCGGATCGATGCCGGCCGCGAGCCAATCGAGCACGAGCTCGTGCACGAATCCCGGCAGCTCGTCGGTGCGGTCGTAGTGGGTGTTCAGCATGTGCCAGTCGGCGAGGAAGAAGAAGCACTCGCGCGACGGATCGGCCTGCAAGGCGAGCATGCTCTCGATGTTTCCGGCCCAGTGACCGACGTGGAGCGGCCCGGTGGGGCGATAGCCGGTGAGCACGCGCGAACGCGTGGCGGACTGCGTCGAGGCGGCGACGGGCTGGTCGATGCCGGGGATGATAGCGCGGGCATGTCCCCGATCCGTCGAGGGCGGCCGAGCGAGGTCGCGCGTCAGGGCAGCTGCATGACCGCCCGGCAGGTGAGATCGGTGGCTGCGTCACAGATCGCGCTCGTGATCGTGGTGAGGAACCCGAGGATGAGCGTGGAGAAGACGAACAGGGCGACCAGCACGAACAGCGGGAGGTACTTGTCGGCGTTGCGGTACACCTCGCGCGCCTGCGGCGGGAGCAGCAGTCCCACGATGCGGGCACCGTCGAGGCCGGGGATCGGCAGGAGATGGAACACGACCAGGGCCGCGTTGGTGAACGCGAAGACCACCACGGGGCGGGCTGTCTCGAGCGGGAGTCCCCCGATGCGCACCGCCAGGCCGGCGACGATCGTCAGCGTAAGGTTCGCGACCGGTCCCGCGAGCGAGACCAGGACCAGATCGCGCGTCCGCCGAAGGTAGCTCGGGTCCACCGGGGCCGGCTTCCCGTACGCCGCTGGGATCACGAGCACCTGCACGGACCACAGCACCGCGATCAGCACCGGGACCAGCCCGCTCCCGAACGGCTCGAACCACGCCTTCGGGTTGAAGGTCAGCCGACCCCACAGGCGCGGCGTGGGATCGTGCAGCCTCGCCGCGGTGGACGCTCTGGCGTACTCGCGCACGGCCATGCCGATCGCGAGCGAGACCAGCATGAACACCGCCAGGCCGATGCCCCGCGCGGTGAAGTTGCCCACGGCCTCGTCTCCTCACTCGAGCCACATGTGCACAAGTGGCGGCGGCTGCACCGGCCCCTCATGCAGCACGAGCGCATCCAGGACCTGGCGAGCGGCCTCACGCGCGGCGGTGTCGTCACGCGCATGAACCTGCCCGATCGGCTGTCCGGCGTCGAGCCGGTCGCCGATCTTGCAGCGCACCACGATACCCACCGCCGGGTCGATCTGATCACCCTTGCGCATGCGACCGGCCCCGAGCGCCCCGCTCGCCACGCCGATGTCCTCGGTCGCCATCCGGGCGAGCGTACCGGCGCGGTCGGCTTCGATCGGCACGACGACCGGCGCATGGGGCAGCACGCCGACGGGGTCGTCGACCACCCTCGGGTCGCCCCCCTGCGCTTCGACCATCGCGCGGAAGCGCTCGAGCGCCGATCCGTCGTCGAGCGCTCGCTCGGTGTCGCTCGCCGCGGCGTCGAGATCGCGGCCGGACGTCACCGACAGGCCGCGCGCCGCGAACGCGATCGCCAGCTCGCGCAGGCGCCCGCGATGCTCACCCCGCAGCACCTCGACCGCCTCCACGACGTCGAGCGCGTTGCCCACGGCGTCGCCGAGAGGCTGCTCCATGTCGGTGACCGCCACTCGGGCCTGACGGCCCCACCCTCGCGCGAGCCCCAGGCATGCCTCCGCGAGCGCCTCAGCGTCCTCGGGTGTCTTCATGAATGCGCCGGCGCCGGCTTTCACGTCCAGCAGGATCAG
It contains:
- the trpS gene encoding tryptophan--tRNA ligase, yielding MLTGYRPTGPLHVGHWAGNIESMLALQADPSRECFFFLADWHMLNTHYDRTDELPGFVHELVLDWLAAGIDPERATVYRQSDLPEVAELALLLGTITPLGWLERVPSFKERLRDMAERDVANYGLLGYPVLQTADIAIVRGALVPVGEDQVAHLEVSREIVRRFNRLYGDVLVEPQPLLSETPLIPGSDGRKMSKSLDNAIWVRDEEDEIRASVRSFITDPLKVRRGDPGRPEICPIFALQRKFSPERIGEIEAGCRSGELGCVDCKTILADHLIEHFRPYRERRTELAAEPELVERVLAEGAEQVRPVARATLAAVREAMHLS
- a CDS encoding site-2 protease family protein, translating into MGNFTARGIGLAVFMLVSLAIGMAVREYARASTAARLHDPTPRLWGRLTFNPKAWFEPFGSGLVPVLIAVLWSVQVLVIPAAYGKPAPVDPSYLRRTRDLVLVSLAGPVANLTLTIVAGLAVRIGGLPLETARPVVVFAFTNAALVVFHLLPIPGLDGARIVGLLLPPQAREVYRNADKYLPLFVLVALFVFSTLILGFLTTITSAICDAATDLTCRAVMQLP
- a CDS encoding thymidine phosphorylase, with protein sequence MTVSDPRQIVASKRDGHTLAADEVEAFVEGYTRGEIEDALASAFLMACLLRGMDGAETLALTRALIASGDTVRFSGLDRPTVDKHSTGGVADGVTLVFAPLAASLGLAVAKLSGRGLGHTGGTLDKLESIPGLHTDLEPEAMTRQVREIGCAVAAQSPRLVPADGRLYALRDATATVPSIPLIAASVMSKKLAVETDLILLDVKAGAGAFMKTPEDAEALAEACLGLARGWGRQARVAVTDMEQPLGDAVGNALDVVEAVEVLRGEHRGRLRELAIAFAARGLSVTSGRDLDAAASDTERALDDGSALERFRAMVEAQGGDPRVVDDPVGVLPHAPVVVPIEADRAGTLARMATEDIGVASGALGAGRMRKGDQIDPAVGIVVRCKIGDRLDAGQPIGQVHARDDTAAREAARQVLDALVLHEGPVQPPPLVHMWLE